The following proteins are encoded in a genomic region of Micromonospora olivasterospora:
- a CDS encoding NAD(P)/FAD-dependent oxidoreductase encodes MTKPRVVIVGAGFAGYHAAKTLSRIARDRAEIVLLNSTDYFLYLPLLPEVAAGVVEPGRISVPLSGTLNGIRVVVGEADRVDLQNRWVGYTNPEGDAGRLAYDRLVLSVGSVNKLLPIPGVTEYAHGFRGLPEALYVHDHVVRQMELAELAEDPAERRARTTFVVVGAGYTGTEVAAHGQLFTDRLVAQRPHLDVRPRWMLLDVAHRVLPEMDQRMSDTADRVLRRRGVDVRMGTSVAEATPDGVKLTDGEYVPTCTLVWCVGVRPDPFVAQLGLRTEKGRLVVDEYLTVPGYPEVYACGDAAAVPDPNNPGRICAMTAQHAQRQGKLAAHNIAASYGQGRRRPYRHRELGWVVDLGGKDAAANPLKVSLSGLPAKAVTRGYHLLAMPSNRARIGADWLLDAALSRPAVQLGLVPANAVPLESSSPEVARYS; translated from the coding sequence ATGACGAAACCTCGTGTGGTGATCGTGGGGGCCGGGTTCGCCGGTTACCACGCGGCGAAGACCTTGAGCCGGATCGCCCGGGACCGGGCCGAGATCGTGCTGCTGAACTCGACCGACTACTTCCTCTACCTCCCGCTGCTGCCCGAGGTGGCCGCCGGAGTGGTCGAGCCCGGCCGGATCTCCGTGCCGCTCAGCGGCACCCTGAACGGCATCCGGGTCGTGGTCGGCGAGGCCGACCGGGTGGACCTGCAGAACCGCTGGGTGGGCTACACCAATCCCGAGGGCGACGCCGGCCGGCTCGCGTACGACCGGCTCGTGCTCTCCGTCGGCAGCGTCAACAAGCTGCTGCCCATCCCGGGCGTGACCGAGTACGCCCACGGGTTCCGCGGCCTGCCGGAGGCGCTCTACGTGCACGACCACGTGGTCCGCCAGATGGAGTTGGCCGAGCTGGCCGAGGACCCGGCCGAGCGGCGGGCGCGGACCACGTTCGTGGTGGTCGGCGCGGGCTACACGGGCACCGAGGTGGCCGCGCACGGGCAGTTGTTCACCGACCGGCTGGTCGCCCAGCGCCCCCACCTGGACGTCCGCCCGCGCTGGATGCTGCTCGACGTGGCGCACAGGGTGCTGCCCGAGATGGACCAGCGGATGTCGGACACGGCTGACCGGGTGCTGCGCCGGCGGGGCGTCGACGTGCGGATGGGCACGTCGGTGGCCGAGGCCACCCCGGACGGGGTGAAACTGACCGACGGGGAGTACGTGCCGACGTGCACCCTGGTCTGGTGCGTCGGCGTGCGCCCCGACCCGTTCGTCGCCCAGCTGGGCCTGCGTACCGAGAAGGGGCGCCTGGTGGTCGACGAGTACCTGACCGTCCCCGGCTACCCCGAGGTGTACGCCTGCGGCGACGCCGCCGCGGTGCCCGACCCGAACAATCCGGGGAGGATCTGCGCGATGACGGCGCAGCACGCACAGCGCCAGGGCAAGCTGGCCGCCCACAACATCGCCGCCTCGTACGGGCAGGGCCGGCGCAGGCCGTACCGGCACCGCGAACTGGGCTGGGTGGTCGACCTCGGCGGCAAGGACGCCGCCGCGAACCCGCTGAAGGTGTCGCTGTCCGGGCTGCCCGCCAAGGCCGTCACGCGCGGCTACCACCTGCTCGCCATGCCGTCGAACCGGGCCCGGATCGGCGCGGACTGGCTGCTCGACGCCGCCCTGTCCCGCCCGGCCGTGCAGCTCGGCCTGGTGCCCGCGAACGCCGTACCCCTGGAGAGCTCGTCGCCGGAGGTCGCCCGGTATTCCTGA
- a CDS encoding DUF2975 domain-containing protein: MVAEHRAVAPLRVFLVLLFGVLVVFQTFSLPGQFAHMAKESPDLAYLRWPATAVSVFFVLCVQAVIVCTWKLLTLVKDDRIFTQASLGWVDAIVWAVAAAWVVLLGVFLYVGFHADDPGLPLLLFLMLVGVAVLGLLMVVMRALLRQATTLRTDMEAVI; the protein is encoded by the coding sequence ATGGTCGCAGAGCATCGGGCGGTTGCGCCGCTCAGGGTCTTTCTCGTGTTGCTGTTCGGGGTCCTGGTCGTGTTCCAGACCTTCTCGCTCCCCGGGCAGTTCGCGCACATGGCGAAGGAGTCTCCGGACCTCGCGTACCTGAGGTGGCCGGCGACCGCCGTCTCCGTGTTCTTCGTCCTGTGCGTCCAGGCGGTGATCGTGTGCACCTGGAAGCTGCTCACCCTGGTCAAGGACGACCGCATCTTCACCCAGGCGTCCCTGGGATGGGTGGACGCGATCGTGTGGGCCGTCGCCGCCGCGTGGGTGGTCCTCCTGGGCGTGTTTCTGTACGTCGGCTTCCACGCGGACGACCCCGGGCTGCCGCTCCTGCTGTTCCTGATGTTGGTCGGTGTCGCTGTGCTGGGGCTGTTGATGGTGGTGATGCGGGCGCTGCTGCGGCAGGCCACCACGCTGCGCACCGACATGGAAGCGGTGATCTGA
- a CDS encoding AI-2E family transporter: MRNADDRITARRAAVVIGVVLATVVVLALVWATQRVLSWIIVAAFFAVALKPLVDAVQRRLVRRRALATLLVFVVVFVLLAAALAGIVLPLVGEVTRFAAHAPELLREARTGQGRIGELLNRLRLRQFVAAHSAQLSQFGGRVGEPAYGFFRSAVETGAGVATVIVVSYLMVLQAPRITTAGLRLAGDQHAERLRRIGRGVSRVVTGYLGGNLLISVIVGVLTFVVLTLTGVPFAGVIALLVALTDLIPLVGATVGAVIAVLAGFLHSPTAGIVVLVFFAVYQQVENHLLGPVIMSRAVQLSPLSVVVSILLAAELAGLLGALLAVPAAGVVQLLLREFLPPDRRPPPPTPRDAARRRFRDRLPFRGKTGSRLGRKTGGSR, translated from the coding sequence ATGAGGAACGCCGACGACCGGATCACGGCCCGCCGGGCGGCAGTGGTCATCGGTGTGGTGCTGGCAACCGTCGTGGTGCTCGCCCTGGTCTGGGCCACCCAGCGCGTGTTGAGCTGGATCATCGTCGCGGCGTTCTTCGCCGTCGCGTTGAAGCCGTTGGTCGACGCGGTGCAGCGCCGGCTGGTACGGCGGCGCGCGCTGGCCACCCTGCTGGTGTTCGTCGTCGTGTTCGTCCTGCTGGCGGCGGCGCTCGCGGGGATCGTCCTGCCACTGGTCGGCGAGGTGACCCGGTTCGCCGCGCACGCCCCGGAGCTGCTGCGGGAGGCCCGGACCGGGCAGGGGCGGATCGGCGAGCTGCTGAACCGGCTGCGGCTGCGTCAGTTCGTGGCCGCTCACTCGGCGCAGCTGAGCCAGTTCGGCGGGCGGGTCGGGGAGCCGGCGTACGGCTTCTTCCGCAGCGCGGTGGAGACCGGGGCCGGGGTCGCGACGGTGATCGTGGTGTCGTACCTGATGGTGTTGCAGGCGCCCCGGATCACCACCGCGGGGTTGCGCCTGGCCGGCGACCAGCACGCGGAGCGGTTGCGGCGCATCGGCCGGGGCGTGTCGCGGGTCGTCACGGGTTACCTCGGCGGCAACCTGCTGATCAGCGTGATCGTCGGGGTGCTGACCTTCGTGGTGCTGACCCTGACCGGGGTGCCGTTCGCCGGGGTGATCGCCCTGCTGGTGGCCCTCACCGACCTGATCCCGCTGGTCGGGGCGACCGTCGGCGCGGTCATCGCGGTGCTCGCCGGCTTCCTGCACTCCCCCACCGCCGGGATCGTCGTGCTGGTCTTCTTCGCGGTCTACCAGCAGGTGGAGAACCACCTGCTGGGGCCGGTGATCATGTCCCGGGCGGTCCAGCTCAGCCCGCTGAGCGTCGTGGTGAGCATCCTGCTGGCCGCGGAGCTGGCCGGGCTGCTGGGCGCGCTGCTGGCCGTCCCCGCCGCGGGCGTCGTCCAACTACTGCTGCGCGAGTTCCTCCCGCCGGACCGTCGGCCGCCGCCCCCGACGCCGCGCGACGCCGCGCGACGGCGCTTCCGTGACCGTCTGCCGTTCCGGGGGAAGACGGGCTCCCGGCTCGGGAGGAAGACCGGAGGATCCCGCTGA
- a CDS encoding ABC transporter permease translates to MTVRTVLTVAALTLQEAARRRVLRALAVLTVVLLALSAWGFSRIDAEFGGLTSGEARIASATVLNLVMFGLSLIAALGTAFLAGPTVAGDIESGTALAILARPVRRWAVLLGKWLGLVAFGGGFVALAGLAQLLIVRVTVGYWPPAPATGLALLAVQAMVLLTLGLLLSTAISPMASGVVAVGLFGATWIAGVVGSVGEALGNESVARVGTISRMLLPTDGLWRGAMNAFQDPGLLAQLGPGLQAHPFLNHASLTVTYLAWAALWLAVVLGLAAMAFHRRDL, encoded by the coding sequence ATGACCGTCCGGACCGTACTCACCGTCGCCGCGCTCACCCTCCAGGAGGCCGCGCGCCGGCGGGTGCTGCGCGCGCTCGCCGTACTGACGGTCGTGCTGCTGGCGCTCAGCGCCTGGGGTTTCTCCCGGATCGACGCCGAGTTCGGCGGGCTCACCAGCGGCGAGGCCCGCATCGCGTCCGCCACCGTGCTCAACCTCGTGATGTTCGGCCTGAGCCTGATCGCCGCGCTCGGCACGGCGTTCCTCGCCGGCCCCACGGTGGCCGGCGACATCGAGTCCGGGACGGCGCTGGCGATCCTGGCGCGCCCGGTCCGCCGCTGGGCGGTGCTGCTCGGCAAGTGGCTGGGGCTGGTGGCCTTCGGCGGCGGCTTCGTGGCCCTGGCCGGCCTCGCCCAGCTGCTCATCGTCCGGGTGACCGTGGGCTACTGGCCGCCGGCGCCGGCGACCGGCCTGGCGCTGCTCGCGGTGCAGGCCATGGTCCTGCTCACCCTGGGCCTGCTGCTGTCCACCGCCATCTCGCCGATGGCGTCGGGCGTCGTGGCCGTCGGCCTCTTCGGCGCCACCTGGATCGCGGGCGTGGTCGGCTCGGTCGGCGAGGCCCTCGGCAACGAGAGCGTGGCCCGGGTGGGCACGATCTCCCGGATGCTGCTGCCGACGGACGGCCTGTGGCGCGGGGCGATGAACGCGTTCCAGGATCCGGGCCTGCTGGCGCAGCTCGGTCCCGGCTTACAGGCGCACCCGTTCCTGAACCATGCCTCGCTCACCGTCACCTACCTCGCCTGGGCCGCCCTCTGGCTCGCCGTGGTGCTCGGGCTCGCGGCCATGGCGTTCCACCGCCGAGACCTGTGA
- a CDS encoding STAS domain-containing protein, producing the protein MVPHWRKPEAAPLTLSVDLAEPRAPVIRVGGDLTFTTAAPLREEVDRRLAEHPQVLVFDFAGLHFIDSTGLSMIVHAWREGQRCGSTVRLRSTPRFLDSILALTGIARLITRPLPDATSAADRRLHPPTASA; encoded by the coding sequence GTGGTACCTCATTGGAGGAAGCCCGAGGCGGCGCCGCTGACCCTGTCCGTCGACCTGGCCGAGCCGCGCGCGCCCGTCATCCGGGTCGGTGGCGATCTGACCTTCACCACCGCCGCGCCGCTGCGCGAGGAGGTGGACAGGCGGCTCGCGGAACACCCGCAGGTGCTGGTGTTCGACTTCGCCGGCCTGCATTTCATCGACAGCACCGGGTTGTCGATGATCGTGCACGCGTGGCGCGAGGGGCAGCGGTGCGGCAGCACCGTCCGGCTGCGCTCGACCCCCCGGTTCCTGGACAGCATCCTCGCGCTGACCGGCATCGCCCGGCTGATCACCCGCCCCCTGCCCGACGCAACGTCCGCGGCGGATCGCCGGCTGCACCCGCCGACGGCGTCCGCCTGA
- a CDS encoding helix-turn-helix domain-containing protein, whose protein sequence is MPIVVRIDVELAKRKMSVGEFAERVGLTPANVAVLKNGRAKAVRFSTLEAMCRVLDCQPGDLLEWVEGEPRGEEKPE, encoded by the coding sequence ATGCCCATCGTCGTCCGCATCGACGTCGAGCTGGCCAAACGCAAGATGAGCGTCGGCGAGTTCGCCGAGCGGGTCGGGCTGACGCCCGCGAACGTCGCGGTGCTGAAGAACGGTCGCGCCAAGGCCGTCCGCTTCAGCACGCTGGAGGCCATGTGCCGGGTGCTCGACTGCCAGCCCGGTGACCTGCTCGAGTGGGTCGAAGGCGAACCTCGCGGTGAGGAGAAACCCGAATGA
- a CDS encoding ABC transporter ATP-binding protein: MTSSPTAQQGGSSRDAAQRLLAELPPSPAVWCSGLRKRYRRQTAVDEVSFTVGRGEVVGLLGPNGAGKTSVIKILLGLVRPDEGEVLLLGRPARDPRARARVGYLPELFRYQPWLTAAEVLALHARLAGAAVPAGERRECLALVGLADRAGDRVGGFSKGMQQRLGLAVALVARPEFVVLDEPTSALDPIGRADVRDLLLSLKERRVAVLLNSHLIGEVERVCDRVVILDKGRVAASGTLPELLGRRELRLRLDGVTPEAEARLAAAGQFTSSGDSFTVALPVDPDPATVPDLVADLVGLGVRVHAVEPGRISLEERLLDILRTGSEGDRR; encoded by the coding sequence GTGACCAGCAGCCCCACCGCCCAGCAGGGCGGTTCCTCGCGCGACGCCGCGCAGCGGCTGCTCGCCGAGCTGCCCCCGTCCCCGGCGGTGTGGTGCTCGGGCCTGCGCAAGCGGTACCGGCGGCAGACCGCCGTCGACGAGGTCTCCTTCACCGTCGGCCGGGGCGAGGTGGTGGGCCTGCTCGGCCCGAACGGGGCCGGCAAGACCAGCGTCATCAAGATCCTGCTCGGCCTCGTCCGGCCAGACGAGGGAGAGGTGCTGCTGCTCGGGCGGCCCGCGCGGGATCCCCGCGCCCGGGCCCGCGTCGGCTACCTGCCAGAGCTCTTCCGGTACCAGCCGTGGCTCACCGCGGCCGAGGTGCTGGCCCTGCACGCCCGGCTCGCGGGCGCCGCGGTCCCGGCCGGGGAACGGCGCGAGTGCCTGGCCCTGGTCGGCCTCGCCGACCGGGCCGGGGACAGGGTCGGCGGCTTCTCCAAGGGGATGCAGCAGCGGCTCGGGTTGGCCGTCGCGCTGGTGGCCCGCCCGGAGTTCGTCGTTCTGGACGAGCCGACGAGCGCCCTGGACCCGATCGGCCGGGCCGACGTGCGGGACCTGCTGCTCTCCCTCAAGGAACGGCGGGTCGCCGTCCTGCTCAACTCGCACCTGATCGGCGAGGTCGAGCGGGTCTGCGACCGGGTCGTCATCCTCGACAAGGGCCGGGTCGCCGCCTCCGGCACCCTCCCGGAGCTGCTCGGGCGGCGCGAGCTGCGGCTGCGGCTCGACGGGGTGACGCCGGAGGCGGAGGCCCGACTGGCCGCCGCCGGTCAGTTCACCAGCAGCGGGGACTCGTTCACCGTCGCGCTGCCCGTCGACCCGGACCCGGCCACCGTGCCGGACCTCGTGGCCGACCTGGTCGGCCTCGGGGTGCGCGTACACGCCGTCGAGCCCGGGCGGATCAGCCTCGAGGAACGGCTGCTGGACATCCTGCGTACCGGATCGGAAGGTGACCGGCGATGA
- a CDS encoding spermidine synthase has translation MHSVDGLELVGDPGRPSGRTLLADGVAQSYVDVADPRHLHFEYVRRMAALVDLAAPPGAPVDALHLGGGALTLPRYVGATRPGSAQLVVERDADVVDLVRRELPPPPPGVRVEVADARDAVTAAPPAGYDLVLADVYRAARMPGHVASVEFAAEVARVLRPDGIALVNVTDLPPLVFTRARVATLRAMFAEVCLVADRRMLRGRRYGNVVLAAAHRAGRLPVGRLAARAARDPVPGQVLHGAALDAFVAGARPGTDASLGVARGTAPS, from the coding sequence ATGCATTCCGTCGACGGGTTGGAGCTCGTGGGCGACCCGGGCCGGCCGAGCGGGCGCACGCTGCTCGCCGACGGGGTCGCCCAGTCGTACGTCGACGTGGCCGACCCCCGGCACCTGCACTTCGAGTACGTCCGCCGGATGGCCGCCCTGGTCGACCTCGCCGCGCCGCCCGGCGCCCCGGTGGACGCCCTGCACCTCGGCGGGGGCGCGCTGACGCTGCCCCGGTACGTCGGGGCGACCCGGCCCGGCTCGGCCCAGCTCGTGGTGGAGCGGGACGCCGACGTGGTCGACCTGGTGCGTCGCGAGTTGCCCCCGCCGCCGCCCGGCGTACGCGTCGAGGTCGCCGACGCGCGGGACGCGGTGACGGCCGCCCCGCCCGCCGGGTACGACCTGGTCCTGGCCGACGTCTACCGGGCGGCCCGGATGCCGGGGCACGTCGCCAGCGTCGAGTTCGCCGCCGAGGTGGCCCGGGTGCTGCGCCCGGACGGGATCGCCCTGGTCAACGTCACCGACCTGCCGCCGCTGGTGTTCACCCGCGCCCGGGTGGCCACCCTGCGGGCCATGTTCGCCGAGGTCTGCCTGGTCGCCGACCGCCGGATGCTGCGTGGGCGCCGCTACGGCAACGTGGTGCTCGCCGCCGCCCACCGGGCGGGCCGGCTGCCGGTCGGCCGGCTCGCCGCGCGGGCGGCCCGGGACCCGGTTCCCGGTCAGGTGCTGCACGGGGCGGCCCTCGACGCGTTCGTCGCCGGCGCCCGGCCCGGCACCGACGCCTCCCTCGGCGTGGCGCGAGGAACGGCCCCCTCCTGA
- a CDS encoding IS110 family transposase — MRGLPEEIPDADSEKVWERVCAVDVAKESGMVCTRLPAAGGRRVSRVWQVTATTNAVSDLAADLVAAGVEKVTVESTSDYWRIWFYLFEAAGLDVQLVNARDVKNVPGRPKTDKLDAVWLAKLTEKGLLRPSFVPAAPVRVLRDYTRMRVDLVRDRTRYWSRLEKLLEDALIKVSSVASTLRTVSTRDMVEALIAGQRDPATLASLAHGALRRKRNALIEALTGRFDDHHGELARILLDQIDRLDTEIAKLTTRIGQILDDIDPPSQPGGGDGDTPAPDARRRLAEIPGISTESAQLIIAEIGLDMTRFPTAAHLVSWAKLCPRTIQSGTSLTAGKTGKGNPYLKGALGMAAATVARGKGTFLSERYRRLVTRRGKGKAKVAVARSILVIIWHLLNDPTARYHDLGADFHERRINTTRKINSLVRQLEALGHTVTLQPTT, encoded by the coding sequence ATGCGCGGGTTACCCGAAGAGATCCCGGACGCTGACAGCGAGAAGGTCTGGGAGCGGGTGTGTGCGGTCGATGTGGCCAAGGAGTCGGGGATGGTGTGTACCCGGCTACCCGCCGCGGGTGGGCGGCGGGTGAGCCGGGTGTGGCAGGTGACGGCGACCACGAACGCGGTCAGTGACCTTGCCGCCGATCTGGTGGCGGCGGGGGTGGAGAAGGTCACCGTGGAAAGCACGTCGGACTACTGGCGGATCTGGTTCTACCTGTTCGAGGCAGCCGGGTTGGACGTGCAGTTGGTCAACGCCCGTGACGTCAAGAACGTGCCCGGGCGGCCGAAGACCGACAAGCTGGACGCGGTGTGGTTGGCCAAGCTCACCGAGAAGGGCCTGTTGCGGCCCTCGTTCGTGCCTGCGGCTCCGGTGCGGGTGTTGCGTGACTACACCCGGATGCGGGTGGATCTGGTCCGGGACCGGACCCGCTACTGGTCGAGGTTGGAGAAACTGCTTGAAGACGCCCTGATCAAGGTGTCGTCGGTGGCCTCCACCCTGCGGACGGTGTCGACGCGGGACATGGTTGAGGCGTTGATCGCCGGTCAACGTGATCCGGCGACCCTCGCCTCGCTGGCCCACGGAGCGCTGCGCCGCAAACGCAACGCCCTCATCGAGGCACTCACCGGCCGCTTCGACGACCATCACGGCGAGTTGGCCCGGATCCTGCTCGACCAGATCGACCGCCTCGACACCGAGATCGCGAAACTCACCACACGGATCGGGCAGATACTCGACGACATCGACCCACCCTCCCAGCCGGGCGGCGGCGACGGCGACACCCCGGCGCCAGACGCCCGGCGGCGCCTGGCCGAGATCCCGGGCATCAGCACCGAGTCCGCGCAACTGATCATCGCCGAGATCGGTCTGGACATGACACGGTTCCCCACCGCGGCGCACCTGGTGTCCTGGGCGAAGCTGTGTCCGCGCACCATCCAGTCCGGTACCAGCCTCACCGCGGGCAAGACAGGCAAAGGCAATCCGTACCTCAAAGGCGCCCTCGGTATGGCCGCAGCCACCGTCGCCCGCGGCAAGGGAACGTTCCTGTCCGAACGCTACCGGCGTCTGGTCACACGTCGAGGCAAAGGCAAGGCCAAGGTCGCCGTCGCCCGCTCCATCCTCGTGATCATCTGGCACCTGCTCAACGACCCAACCGCCCGTTACCACGATCTCGGCGCCGACTTCCACGAACGCCGTATCAACACCACCCGGAAGATCAACAGCCTGGTCCGGCAACTCGAAGCCCTCGGCCACACCGTCACCCTGCAACCGACAACCTGA